The Flavobacterium piscisymbiosum genome includes a region encoding these proteins:
- a CDS encoding SPFH domain-containing protein has protein sequence MNEITSYWWIILILFSIIFYKFILRVFFGMVMVPEDKIGLVTKKFVLFGADKSLPDGRIIATKGEAGYQAKTLAPGLYWGMWIWQYSIDMSGFTVIPEGKIGLVLSKDGQEIPTGRILARKVDSDNFQDATFFLDNGGQKGRQTAFITTGSYRINTFLFEIVIADQIKIYENMIGIVTALDGEPIPQGQIAGKFVEGHNNFQDFDKFLDTGGNRGLQPQVMLAGSYYINTWGVQIEQNPMTDVPIGYVGVVISYIGEDGQDVTGDTFKHGNIVSKGQRGVWMEPLGPGKYALNKYTTKLEAVPTTNLVLNWANARSESHDLDKNLSTITVRSKDGFPFNLDVAQIIHVPAAEAPKVIARFGSMNNLVSQVLEPTIGNYFRNSAQDSDVISFLSTRKERQESAKNHIKLVLDEYNVNAVDTLIGDIVPPDSLMKTLTDRKLAEEEQKTYQTQRMAQEQRQGMEKETAIADMQKEIVRASQSVEIAQRTADATVKKAEGDATSLKLNVNAEAEATKMRANAEAEATKARAGAQAEATKLNASAEAERISKTGLAEAEKIMAIGKSTAESYQLQVSAMGGDNFTRYKVTEEIGKGNIKVIPDVLISGNGGSDGSISGLLGLKLMEMMDTKDSKDGKNLKKQ, from the coding sequence ATGAATGAAATTACTTCTTATTGGTGGATAATTTTAATCTTATTCTCCATTATTTTTTACAAATTTATTTTGCGTGTTTTCTTCGGGATGGTAATGGTTCCTGAGGATAAAATTGGTCTTGTAACCAAAAAATTCGTTTTGTTTGGAGCTGATAAATCGCTTCCGGATGGTCGTATTATTGCGACAAAAGGAGAAGCAGGTTATCAGGCCAAGACGCTTGCTCCGGGTTTGTACTGGGGAATGTGGATCTGGCAATACTCAATCGATATGTCTGGATTTACCGTAATTCCGGAAGGCAAAATTGGATTGGTTTTAAGCAAGGACGGACAGGAAATCCCAACCGGACGAATTTTAGCCCGAAAAGTAGACAGTGACAATTTTCAGGATGCTACTTTTTTCCTGGATAATGGCGGACAAAAAGGACGTCAAACGGCATTTATTACCACAGGTTCGTATCGTATTAATACGTTCTTGTTCGAAATTGTAATCGCTGATCAAATCAAGATTTACGAGAACATGATTGGTATTGTAACCGCTCTTGACGGAGAACCAATTCCGCAAGGACAAATTGCCGGAAAGTTTGTGGAAGGTCATAATAACTTTCAGGATTTTGACAAGTTTCTGGATACTGGCGGAAATCGTGGTTTGCAACCTCAGGTAATGTTGGCAGGTTCTTACTATATTAATACATGGGGAGTACAAATCGAACAAAACCCAATGACCGATGTGCCTATCGGATATGTTGGTGTTGTGATTTCTTATATTGGAGAAGACGGTCAGGATGTTACCGGAGATACTTTTAAACACGGAAATATTGTTTCGAAAGGACAACGTGGTGTTTGGATGGAACCTCTTGGACCAGGAAAATATGCTTTGAACAAATACACAACTAAACTAGAAGCTGTTCCAACAACCAATTTGGTTCTAAACTGGGCAAATGCCAGAAGTGAATCCCATGATTTAGATAAAAATCTTTCTACAATTACGGTGCGTTCAAAAGATGGTTTCCCGTTTAATCTGGACGTGGCACAAATTATTCACGTTCCGGCTGCCGAAGCGCCAAAAGTAATTGCCCGTTTTGGAAGCATGAACAATCTGGTTTCTCAGGTTTTAGAGCCTACAATTGGTAACTATTTTAGAAACTCGGCTCAGGATAGCGATGTGATTTCTTTTTTATCAACTAGAAAAGAACGCCAGGAATCGGCTAAAAATCATATTAAGTTAGTTCTTGACGAATATAACGTAAATGCTGTTGATACTTTGATTGGAGATATCGTTCCGCCAGATTCATTGATGAAAACATTAACAGACAGAAAACTGGCTGAAGAAGAGCAAAAAACATATCAAACCCAAAGAATGGCGCAGGAACAACGTCAGGGAATGGAGAAAGAAACCGCGATTGCAGATATGCAAAAAGAAATTGTTCGCGCTTCGCAAAGTGTTGAAATTGCGCAACGTACAGCCGATGCAACCGTTAAGAAAGCAGAAGGTGACGCAACAAGTTTAAAATTAAACGTAAACGCCGAAGCCGAAGCTACAAAAATGCGTGCCAATGCCGAAGCTGAAGCTACGAAAGCAAGAGCGGGAGCACAGGCAGAAGCTACGAAACTAAATGCAAGTGCCGAGGCCGAAAGAATCTCAAAAACAGGTCTTGCCGAAGCAGAGAAAATCATGGCAATTGGTAAATCGACCGCAGAATCGTATCAACTTCAGGTTAGTGCAATGGGTGGTGATAATTTTACCCGATATAAAGTAACCGAAGAGATTGGAAAAGGAAATATCAAAGTAATTCCAGACGTTTTAATTTCAGGAAATGGTGGATCTGACGGCTCTATCAGCGGTTTATTGGGATTAAAACTAATGGAGATGATGGATACCAAAGATTCTAAAGATGGTAAAAACCTTAAGAAACAGTAA
- the truA gene encoding tRNA pseudouridine(38-40) synthase TruA, which translates to MRYFIQFAYNGTHYHGWQFQPNASSVQETLNKALSVLLNAPINVMGAGRTDTGVHASEMYGHFDFETPIDVLTLIHKLNSYLPKDIAIFDIILVKDDAHCRFDATKRTYEYHINTVKNPFLQELSWYFNQKLDVALMNEAAKILLNHTDFQCFSKVNTDVNTFDCTIFEAYWKIENKNLIFTISANRFLRNMVRSIVGTLVNIGLHKISLTDFENIIASKSREKAGFSVPAHGLYLTEIYYDYIIK; encoded by the coding sequence ATGAGATATTTTATTCAATTTGCCTATAACGGAACACATTATCATGGATGGCAATTTCAGCCCAATGCGTCTTCTGTTCAGGAAACTTTAAACAAAGCACTTTCGGTTTTACTGAATGCTCCTATAAATGTAATGGGAGCCGGAAGAACGGATACTGGTGTTCATGCAAGTGAAATGTACGGTCATTTTGATTTTGAAACTCCAATTGATGTTCTGACTTTAATACATAAACTGAATTCGTATTTGCCAAAAGACATTGCGATTTTTGATATTATTTTGGTTAAGGACGATGCACATTGTCGATTTGACGCTACTAAAAGAACGTATGAATACCATATCAATACTGTTAAAAATCCGTTTTTGCAGGAATTGAGTTGGTATTTTAATCAAAAATTAGACGTAGCTTTGATGAATGAAGCGGCAAAAATCTTACTGAATCATACAGATTTTCAATGTTTCTCGAAGGTAAATACAGATGTAAACACATTTGATTGCACAATTTTTGAAGCCTATTGGAAAATTGAAAACAAGAACCTGATTTTTACCATTTCGGCAAATCGTTTTTTACGAAATATGGTTCGTTCTATTGTGGGTACTCTTGTAAACATTGGTTTACACAAAATTTCGCTGACCGATTTTGAAAATATTATTGCAAGTAAAAGCAGAGAAAAAGCTGGGTTTTCGGTTCCGGCACACGGATTATATTTAACCGAAATTTATTACGATTACATCATAAAATAG
- a CDS encoding ABC transporter ATP-binding protein encodes MKAKAFDTGLFKRILTYTKPYKWRYYGVILFAVSLSIFAALRPYLLKQTVDGYIKTHDKEGLLMYIILMGVVLLFEVFSQFYFVYWANWLGQDIVKDIRTKLFKHILSFRMKYFDLVPVGQLVTRSVSDIESIARIFSQGLFMIISDLMKMLVVLIFMFYMNWKLTWIVVVAMPILVFITRIFQRKMQVAFEEVRTQIANMNSFVQERVTGMKIVQLFNREKIEADNFKVINDKHRVAWIKTILYNSIFFPIADIISSITLGLVVVYGGFKILNGDHFTTFGDLFSYTMFIGMLFNPLRQIADKFNEMQLGMIAANRVFDIIDTQDHIQDTGTLEAPVFEGSIEFKDVRFSYIPEEEVIKGIDLSVASGQTVAIVGSTGAGKSTIINLLNRFYEINSGTIFIDGHNIENYTLASLRKQIAVVLQDVFLFADTIYNNITLHNPEITREKVLDAAKKIGVHDFIMSLPDNYDFDVKERGVMLSSGQRQLIAFLRSYVSNPSILILDEATSSIDTYSEELIQRATETITKGRTSIIIAHRLATIVNADKIVVMDKGLIVEQGTHQELLNKVDGYYKNLYDSQFSVAN; translated from the coding sequence ATGAAAGCAAAAGCATTTGATACCGGATTATTCAAACGAATTTTAACTTATACAAAACCTTATAAATGGCGCTATTATGGCGTTATTCTTTTTGCAGTTTCTTTGTCGATTTTTGCAGCGCTTCGCCCCTATTTATTAAAACAAACGGTCGACGGCTATATCAAGACGCATGACAAGGAAGGTTTATTGATGTACATTATATTAATGGGCGTTGTTCTTTTGTTTGAAGTATTCTCTCAGTTTTATTTTGTGTATTGGGCCAACTGGCTGGGTCAGGATATTGTAAAGGATATTAGAACAAAACTATTCAAACATATTTTGAGCTTTAGAATGAAATATTTTGATTTGGTTCCGGTGGGGCAATTGGTAACCAGATCAGTATCTGATATTGAATCGATTGCGCGTATTTTTAGTCAGGGTTTGTTCATGATTATTAGCGACCTGATGAAAATGCTGGTGGTTTTGATTTTTATGTTTTATATGAACTGGAAGCTGACCTGGATTGTGGTGGTTGCAATGCCTATTCTGGTTTTTATTACCCGAATTTTCCAACGCAAAATGCAGGTGGCTTTTGAGGAAGTTAGAACGCAAATTGCCAATATGAACTCGTTTGTACAGGAACGTGTTACGGGAATGAAGATTGTACAGCTTTTTAACCGTGAGAAAATTGAAGCGGATAATTTTAAAGTAATCAACGATAAACACCGAGTGGCGTGGATAAAAACGATTTTGTACAACTCGATCTTTTTCCCGATTGCCGATATTATTTCGTCTATTACTTTAGGATTAGTGGTGGTTTATGGCGGATTTAAAATCCTAAACGGCGATCACTTCACTACGTTTGGGGATTTATTCTCTTATACGATGTTTATCGGGATGTTGTTTAATCCACTGCGTCAGATTGCGGATAAATTCAACGAGATGCAATTGGGTATGATTGCTGCCAATCGTGTTTTTGATATTATAGATACACAAGATCATATTCAGGATACAGGAACGCTTGAAGCTCCGGTTTTTGAAGGAAGTATTGAGTTTAAGGACGTTCGTTTTAGTTATATTCCGGAAGAGGAAGTAATAAAAGGTATCGATTTATCTGTGGCTTCAGGCCAAACCGTGGCAATTGTAGGTTCTACAGGAGCAGGAAAATCGACAATCATCAATTTGCTGAATCGTTTTTACGAGATCAATAGCGGAACTATTTTTATCGATGGTCATAATATAGAGAACTATACTTTGGCTTCTTTAAGAAAACAAATTGCGGTGGTTTTGCAGGATGTATTTTTGTTTGCCGATACTATATATAATAACATCACTTTGCACAATCCTGAAATTACGCGTGAGAAAGTACTCGACGCTGCGAAAAAAATTGGAGTGCACGATTTTATCATGAGTTTGCCTGATAATTATGATTTTGATGTTAAGGAACGTGGTGTAATGCTTTCGTCAGGACAACGTCAGTTAATTGCGTTTTTAAGATCTTATGTGAGCAATCCTAGTATTTTGATTTTGGATGAAGCTACGTCATCGATCGATACGTATTCTGAAGAATTGATTCAGCGTGCTACCGAAACGATTACTAAAGGAAGAACTTCGATTATTATCGCGCATCGATTGGCTACAATTGTAAATGCAGATAAAATTGTAGTAATGGATAAAGGTTTGATTGTTGAGCAGGGAACGCATCAGGAATTGCTTAATAAAGTCGACGGTTACTACAAAAACCTCTACGACTCGCAGTTTTCGGTCGCTAACTAG
- a CDS encoding NUMOD4 domain-containing protein, translating to MPQNRFYPNEQFKEIEINASLQLRYAISNKGRLISFSDEIQNGRLLKGGLSDGYPTFRFKVKNEDKIVKKYLFLYKLVAQYFIPKTSEEQTYVLHLDYNRSNDDVNNLRWATKAEMMAHSRKSPRVIQAKKNLIEHNLKADGRKLTTTKVMLIKKILARPEQKTRLKMIAKQFGVSEMQIRRIASGENWGHVKV from the coding sequence ATGCCACAAAACAGATTTTATCCAAACGAACAATTCAAAGAAATAGAAATAAACGCCTCATTACAACTTAGATATGCCATTTCAAACAAAGGCCGATTAATCAGCTTTTCAGACGAAATTCAAAACGGCCGTCTCTTAAAAGGCGGTTTAAGCGATGGTTATCCAACCTTTAGATTTAAGGTTAAAAATGAGGACAAAATTGTCAAAAAATACCTTTTCTTATACAAATTAGTTGCCCAGTATTTTATTCCAAAAACATCCGAAGAACAGACTTATGTATTGCATCTGGATTACAACAGAAGTAATGATGATGTAAATAATTTGCGTTGGGCTACAAAGGCCGAAATGATGGCGCATAGTCGTAAAAGTCCGCGTGTGATTCAGGCCAAAAAGAACCTGATCGAACACAACCTAAAAGCCGACGGAAGAAAATTAACGACTACCAAAGTAATGTTAATCAAGAAAATACTGGCGAGACCAGAACAAAAAACTAGACTAAAAATGATTGCCAAACAATTTGGCGTAAGCGAAATGCAAATACGACGTATTGCCAGCGGTGAAAACTGGGGACACGTTAAAGTTTAA
- the lpdA gene encoding dihydrolipoyl dehydrogenase, producing MKYDVIVLGSGPGGYVTAIRASQLGFKVAVVEKENLGGVCLNWGCIPTKALLKSAQVFDYLKHASDYGLKVSEFDKDFPAVVQRSRSVADGMSKGVQFLMKKNKIDVIEGFGKLKPGKKLDVTDKDNKVTEYSADHIIIATGARSRELPNLPQDGVKVIGYRQAMTLPTQPKSMIIVGSGAIGVEFAHFYNSMGTDVTIVEFMPNIVPVEDEDISKQMERSMKKAGVKIMTNSSVEKIDTTGTGVKATVKTAKGEEILEADIVLSAVGIKTNIENIGLEEVGIAVDRDKILVNAYNATNIPGYYAIGDVTPGQALAHVASAEGINCVEKIAGLHVDPIDYGNVPGCTYATPEIASVGLTEKQAKEKGYELKIGKFPFSASGKAKAAGAADGFVKVIFDAKYGEWLGCHMIGAGVTDMIAEAVVARKLETTGHEILKSIHPHPTMSEAVMEAVADAYGEVIHL from the coding sequence ATGAAATACGACGTTATTGTTTTAGGAAGTGGTCCTGGTGGATATGTAACAGCTATTAGAGCTTCGCAATTAGGCTTTAAAGTAGCTGTAGTGGAGAAAGAAAACCTTGGTGGTGTATGTTTGAACTGGGGATGTATCCCAACAAAAGCATTACTAAAATCAGCTCAGGTTTTTGATTACTTAAAACACGCTTCTGACTACGGATTGAAAGTTTCTGAATTCGATAAAGATTTCCCTGCAGTAGTACAACGTAGCCGTAGTGTTGCTGACGGAATGAGCAAAGGAGTTCAGTTCCTGATGAAAAAAAACAAAATTGACGTTATTGAAGGTTTTGGAAAACTAAAACCAGGTAAAAAACTTGACGTTACTGATAAAGATAATAAAGTTACTGAATATAGCGCTGATCACATTATCATTGCAACCGGTGCTCGCTCTCGTGAGTTACCAAACTTACCACAAGATGGTGTAAAAGTAATTGGTTACCGTCAGGCAATGACATTACCAACACAACCAAAATCTATGATTATTGTAGGTTCTGGAGCAATTGGAGTTGAATTTGCTCATTTCTATAACTCAATGGGAACTGATGTTACTATTGTAGAATTTATGCCAAATATCGTTCCTGTTGAAGACGAGGATATCTCTAAACAAATGGAGCGTTCTATGAAAAAAGCAGGTGTAAAAATCATGACCAACTCTTCTGTTGAGAAAATTGATACTACCGGAACTGGAGTTAAAGCAACTGTAAAAACAGCAAAAGGAGAAGAAATTCTTGAAGCTGACATCGTACTTTCTGCAGTTGGAATTAAAACTAACATCGAAAACATAGGTTTAGAAGAAGTTGGAATCGCTGTTGACAGAGATAAAATCTTAGTAAACGCTTACAATGCAACTAACATTCCTGGATATTATGCAATTGGAGACGTTACTCCTGGACAAGCTTTGGCTCACGTAGCATCTGCTGAAGGAATTAACTGTGTAGAGAAAATTGCTGGTTTACACGTAGACCCAATCGATTACGGAAACGTTCCTGGTTGTACTTACGCAACTCCTGAAATTGCTTCTGTAGGTTTAACAGAAAAACAAGCTAAAGAAAAAGGATACGAATTAAAAATTGGTAAATTCCCATTCTCAGCTTCAGGAAAAGCAAAAGCTGCCGGTGCTGCTGACGGATTCGTAAAAGTAATTTTCGATGCTAAATATGGAGAATGGTTAGGATGCCACATGATTGGTGCTGGTGTTACAGATATGATTGCTGAAGCAGTTGTAGCCCGTAAACTTGAAACTACAGGTCATGAAATCCTTAAATCTATTCACCCTCACCCAACAATGAGTGAGGCTGTTATGGAAGCTGTAGCTGATGCTTATGGCGAAGTAATTCACTTGTAA
- a CDS encoding MFS transporter — MKRIHYLLALGTFGIGTTEFGVIGILPQIASAFATTIEKAGQLLSLFALIVAISGPFIMLLMSSLNKKKLMLFVLAIFAFSNVFSVFATSFNMLLVARLLPAFLHPVFWSIALSTAANNLANEQSSKGVAIVFGGFTVSSVIGIPLATLMASLFNWQSSFVLCAIINTISFLGILFFLPSIKTPEKQTISSQTKILKKPVLWISFFLSFLIIAAMFSTYSFMAVFLNTVTKMNGIQISWMLLIFGLTGVAGNWLAGFMLSKSILNTAFVFIIALTIIHLLLYFYGLYYIPMLLLISIWGFVHTAGFLIGNVNLTSSASESPEFVNSIFTTCGNAAVTCGTVLGGYFISSFSVQNVIWSSIGLLVLAFAVWIIKRFGNFE, encoded by the coding sequence ATGAAACGTATACATTATCTATTGGCTTTGGGAACATTTGGAATTGGAACAACGGAATTTGGAGTAATTGGGATTTTGCCTCAAATAGCTTCTGCTTTTGCTACTACGATCGAAAAAGCAGGGCAGCTTTTAAGCTTATTTGCCTTAATAGTGGCTATATCAGGTCCTTTTATAATGCTTTTGATGTCGTCATTAAATAAAAAAAAATTAATGCTATTTGTATTGGCTATTTTTGCTTTTTCAAATGTTTTTTCTGTTTTTGCAACTAGTTTTAATATGCTTTTGGTTGCCAGGTTATTACCGGCTTTTTTGCATCCTGTTTTCTGGTCTATAGCGCTTTCGACTGCTGCGAATAATTTGGCCAACGAGCAATCTTCAAAAGGAGTTGCTATTGTTTTTGGCGGATTTACGGTGTCTAGTGTAATTGGTATTCCATTAGCAACTTTAATGGCTTCATTGTTTAATTGGCAATCATCCTTTGTGTTGTGTGCTATTATTAATACAATATCTTTTCTGGGCATATTGTTCTTTTTACCTTCAATAAAAACTCCGGAAAAACAAACTATATCATCGCAAACCAAAATTTTGAAAAAGCCTGTTTTATGGATTAGTTTTTTTCTGTCATTTTTGATAATTGCGGCCATGTTCTCTACTTATAGTTTTATGGCTGTTTTTTTAAATACCGTCACTAAAATGAATGGAATACAAATTAGTTGGATGCTTTTAATCTTTGGGTTAACTGGAGTTGCAGGTAATTGGCTTGCAGGTTTCATGTTAAGTAAAAGTATTTTAAATACTGCTTTTGTTTTTATTATTGCTCTAACAATTATTCATTTGCTTTTGTATTTCTATGGGCTGTATTATATACCTATGTTACTATTAATCTCAATTTGGGGCTTTGTACATACGGCAGGTTTCTTAATCGGAAATGTTAATCTTACTTCATCAGCTTCAGAATCTCCCGAATTTGTAAACAGTATTTTTACAACTTGTGGTAATGCCGCGGTAACTTGCGGAACAGTTCTTGGCGGATATTTTATCTCTAGTTTTTCTGTTCAAAACGTAATTTGGTCTAGTATTGGTCTACTTGTATTAGCATTCGCAGTGTGGATTATAAAAAGATTTGGCAATTTTGAATAG
- a CDS encoding winged helix-turn-helix transcriptional regulator yields MPDFFHDRKLYYTPIEFALAHIGGTWKMPILWRLQNSVLRFSELKKDIPHITDKMLTSQLKELENKGLITRTAYPTVPPKVEYNITIKGKKAIPVIEVIMKYGYELIKEEGIEYPPLK; encoded by the coding sequence ATGCCTGATTTTTTTCACGACAGAAAACTTTATTATACTCCAATAGAATTTGCACTTGCGCATATTGGAGGCACATGGAAAATGCCCATATTGTGGAGGCTACAAAATAGTGTTTTACGATTTAGCGAACTAAAGAAAGACATTCCTCATATAACAGACAAAATGCTAACCAGCCAATTAAAGGAACTGGAAAACAAGGGTTTAATCACCAGAACTGCATATCCTACAGTACCGCCAAAGGTTGAATACAATATTACCATAAAAGGAAAAAAAGCGATTCCGGTAATTGAAGTAATAATGAAATATGGATACGAACTTATCAAAGAAGAAGGAATAGAGTATCCTCCTTTAAAATAA
- a CDS encoding TPM domain-containing protein, which produces MKKILLLITISFLLPNTFFGQSGKSVPQNPVTENAFSKSYSYVNDFEKILTSNQITTLNTTLKSSEKKSGHKIIVVTISSIKPYTNVPEYAYYLEKYLTDNLKLNPTILIVLSKELRQIQIQSNHKELNTLTQEETRNIISNFAIPEFKKGDFYKGLENAVNQIVKKLE; this is translated from the coding sequence ATGAAAAAAATATTACTTTTAATTACAATTTCTTTTCTTTTGCCAAACACTTTTTTTGGTCAATCCGGAAAAAGCGTACCTCAAAATCCAGTAACCGAAAATGCTTTTTCAAAATCATATAGTTATGTAAACGATTTCGAAAAAATATTAACTTCAAATCAAATTACAACTTTAAACACAACTCTAAAATCATCTGAAAAAAAATCAGGTCATAAAATTATTGTTGTCACAATTTCTTCTATTAAACCGTATACAAACGTGCCGGAATATGCATATTATTTAGAAAAATATTTAACAGATAATTTAAAATTAAATCCTACAATCTTAATTGTATTGAGCAAAGAGCTTCGACAAATTCAAATTCAAAGTAACCACAAAGAGCTTAATACACTCACTCAAGAAGAAACTAGAAACATTATAAGCAATTTTGCAATACCCGAATTTAAAAAAGGTGATTTTTATAAAGGCTTAGAAAATGCAGTAAATCAAATAGTAAAAAAACTCGAATAG
- a CDS encoding DUF2314 domain-containing protein, which produces MENTPIFFADGESPKMIEAFKKAQETFKYFWRELSWEYRRIVPALDVACVKLAFTQEINNETVVEHMWINEINFDGEKIKGILVNDPNELTNVSNGEYVEIPTNQISDWLFVTQDKTYGGFTIQAMRSEMDETEREEHDAAWGLNFGDYNSILIAYEQKEKPENLIEHPMSRNMKESLVDFVKANPNEITAQDEFGYTFLHREAIAGNSTIVEVLLESGADKNAKTNNDKTPLDFAEQLKWEHIIPILK; this is translated from the coding sequence ATGGAAAATACACCAATATTTTTTGCAGACGGAGAAAGTCCAAAAATGATTGAAGCGTTTAAAAAAGCTCAGGAAACTTTTAAATATTTCTGGCGAGAATTATCATGGGAATACCGCCGAATAGTTCCGGCACTTGATGTTGCCTGCGTAAAACTAGCTTTTACACAGGAAATAAATAACGAGACCGTAGTCGAACATATGTGGATCAATGAGATTAATTTTGATGGCGAAAAAATAAAAGGCATCTTAGTCAACGATCCCAACGAATTAACCAATGTGAGCAATGGCGAATATGTAGAGATTCCGACCAATCAAATTAGCGATTGGTTATTTGTTACTCAGGATAAAACATACGGAGGTTTTACGATACAAGCCATGCGATCTGAAATGGACGAAACCGAAAGAGAAGAACATGATGCTGCCTGGGGATTAAATTTTGGAGATTACAACAGTATTCTGATTGCTTACGAACAAAAAGAAAAACCGGAAAACCTGATCGAACATCCTATGAGCAGGAATATGAAAGAAAGTCTTGTTGATTTTGTAAAAGCAAATCCGAATGAGATTACAGCTCAGGATGAATTTGGATATACTTTTTTACACCGCGAAGCAATTGCAGGAAATAGCACAATCGTCGAAGTTTTATTAGAATCTGGCGCTGATAAAAATGCGAAAACGAATAATGACAAAACACCTTTAGATTTTGCAGAACAACTAAAATGGGAACACATCATTCCAATTTTAAAATAA
- a CDS encoding arginase family protein, giving the protein MKEVCIVEFPSNLGLKEPQPGKEPGVKNLPNWFWKHNLHKAITHKDILRLDPPRYTNIRETETNILNANALVDYAREQAYLINNLLSQNKFPFILGGDCSILLGSAIALKQKGNYGLFYLDGHTDFMDISLSETGGVGGMAASIVTGNGHKKLTDILNLSPYIKEENLWCVGNREYDEEYENQIRNSAATYLSLNELRKQGISKSIQAFLSEIENKNLDGFWLHIDVDVLSDSVMPCVDSRTPDGLTYDEFNELTSYLFQSEKLSGLEITILDPDLDPTGQYTKDFVHHITTTFNTHFGKLTL; this is encoded by the coding sequence ATGAAAGAAGTATGCATTGTTGAATTTCCGTCTAATTTAGGTCTAAAAGAACCTCAACCCGGAAAAGAGCCTGGCGTGAAAAATTTGCCTAACTGGTTCTGGAAACATAATTTGCATAAAGCCATTACTCATAAAGATATTCTAAGACTCGATCCGCCACGATATACAAACATTCGAGAAACCGAAACTAATATTCTCAATGCAAATGCATTGGTCGATTACGCACGCGAGCAAGCCTATTTAATCAACAATTTACTTTCGCAAAATAAATTTCCTTTCATTCTTGGCGGAGATTGCAGTATTTTATTAGGATCAGCAATTGCGTTAAAACAAAAAGGCAATTACGGCTTATTTTATCTCGATGGCCATACTGATTTTATGGATATTTCTCTATCAGAAACTGGCGGAGTTGGCGGAATGGCAGCCTCAATAGTTACAGGAAACGGACATAAAAAACTCACCGATATTCTTAATTTATCACCTTATATAAAAGAAGAAAATCTATGGTGCGTAGGTAATCGCGAATATGATGAAGAATACGAAAATCAGATCAGAAATTCTGCCGCGACTTATTTAAGTCTTAACGAATTAAGAAAACAAGGTATTTCAAAAAGCATTCAGGCTTTTCTTTCTGAAATCGAAAACAAAAATCTCGACGGTTTTTGGCTGCATATCGACGTCGATGTTTTAAGCGATTCAGTTATGCCTTGCGTAGACAGCAGAACACCAGACGGACTTACTTACGATGAATTTAATGAGCTTACCTCCTATTTATTTCAAAGCGAAAAACTTAGCGGACTCGAAATCACAATTCTCGATCCGGATTTAGATCCTACGGGACAATATACCAAAGATTTTGTGCATCATATCACCACCACTTTCAATACACATTTTGGAAAATTAACCTTATAA